ATCGCGGTCACCTCcaaggccgccgccgcctcggcgaCCGGCGGCGACGAGGAGGGCGTCGCCGCCTCTGCGGGCGCGGGATGGGAGATGCAGCACCGGCGGCTGGCCCGCGTGCCGTCCATGGCGTTCGAGCGGCTGCGGTCGTTCAACGGCCGCTTCGCCGCGGCGGCGCCCGAGCCCGCCGAGGCCGGGGTGGTGGATCTCGATCTGGGGTACAAGCAGCACcccgcggcggcggagacggagaAGGAGGGTCCCGTCGTCGTGGTCGAGCCTGAGCCCGAGCACGCGGCGCACATGGAGCGGAGCAggtcggaggcggcggcggaggtggagcTGCCGCGGCTCCCGGCGCGCCTGCACAAGTCGGCCAGCGACAAGTCGGCGTTCGCGCACTTCGGCgccgaggaggtggaggagaccgTGCGCGCGGTTGAGGCGCGGCGCCCGGCCACGACGAGGGAGACCAGCCGCGGCAGGCGGCGGTTCCCCGTGGCAGAGCCGGAGCCGGCGTCCGAGTCCGAGTCCGagtccgaggaggaggaggagggcatcAGCGGCGGCGAGGTGGACGCGCGCGCGGACGACTTCATCAACCGGTTCCGCCACCAGCTGAAGCTGCAGCGCATCGACTCCTTCATCCGCCACAGGGAGACGGTCCGCCGCGGCCAGGCCCAGGCGGCGGCCCGGGGCGTCTAGTCTCGTGCCAGCCGAGGGAGCGAGATGCTGCAAGAGTCCGTGAAGAGGggtagaaatggatgaagagaaGATGCAGAGAAGGCATGCTGGGGGATCGGGAGGGAAGGAGATGGGTAATTCCTGCCCGTCTGCTTTGTTTTTTTTCCCGGTTTGCTGTTTCCTGGTGCGAGCATGTCGTAGCTCCTCCATGCGCTTTTTTGGATACAAGAACCTTGCGCAATGTGGCAATGCCATCGCATCGCATCATATAAGTTCATAATATGCGAATCGATAAAAGGAAACCCGTAGCTGTAAATTATGGCTCTGTTTGCTACCATTTCTGCTCCATGTTCTTtactgtttttcttttcttttttttgattgAGACTATATGCTCATGCTTGATAGTAACGATGCCATGATCACAGTCACAGGCAGCGATTCTCTTCTCTTTAACGTCTGCTCTGTTTGGAACAGAGGAATGAATGCCGCAGCGAATGTTGGTGCTCTGCTCTTAGCAACACGAACAATGCGTAGTAGCTGGAACAATCCCGCAAATCCGCAATGCTGATTAACCCTGTATTTCTCTGCGAACGGCACTGTTCGATTGCGCTGGAGCGCCACTGGCGATTAAGATAAGACACGGGGCGATTACCGCCTACGTAGTAGTCAGCAGGCATGAGCATCAGAGCACAAGCTGATCCCTTTGAGATTCCTCTAGAAACCTGTGTGAGGCGCATGGAGTACGGACAAGCGCCGAGGCCGAGCATCGAATCGGCGATCGCGGGAGCTCTCCAGTTtattaccgcggcgggcacgcgCTGGCATCTGGAGCTGTCCCCCTGCCACGTCGTGTTCGGTCGCTTTCCCCCCCGCTCGTCGCCCTGCTTTCTTTAATCGCCGTCGCCTCGGCGCTCTCACATGCATGCCCACCGGCCGCGCCGCACGGCCGCATTGCTCGCTGCTGGCGACTGCTGAGTGGTGACACGGCACCACCTGCTCTGCCCCTGCCCGCTCGGTTACGCCCGCCCGTGGCCCGGATAATAATCTGCCATCCTTGCCACCACCTCATGCTCGACCTCCACGTTTGGTGCTGCTCGGCGCACCATTGTATTGCCATCGGTTGTGTGGCGACCCTTGCCGTGGGAGTGGTTGCCGGCGGACACGCTCGGCGGTGAGCACGGCAACGGCGCCGTCTCGAGCAGAGGAACACGGGAAGGGAAGAGACGTTTAGGGAACGAGTCTGTCTACCCAATAACCATACATTTTATGCGGTTTTTACATATgattttttttgcaccatagaattaagatccaacagcctccagccttcttctacctacAACATTCTTCTACTTCCAGACAATCACAAGATCACCtggaacaatttttttctatgcaaggaTAAAAAAAAAATCCGTCACGTCGACTCCACGTCCCGCGGTTCTCTGACGTATCAATACAGGCCTCGCTCCGCGATGCCGATGCACGCCATCGATGGCGATGGATGCCGATGCACGCCATCGATGGCGATGGTAGCGTCCATCCCACGTCAGAGTAGTGCAACTTCATACACGGACGAATCTGGATGAAAAGAGAGAGGGAGTGAGGGggaaaaattcatgtgttttttttttactaaaacacatgtgtgttgtatagcatttctgttagGGAATTTAGTTTGTTATTTTCGCTGACCACCCGACCACCCTCACAGCAGTCTTAAGGTTCAAGAATTCGTGGGCCTTGGCCCGATAAAACCTTGCGGCCCACGTACCGTCTTACATGCCCTTTCAAGTGAAAGCTCAAATTAACTAACGGTAACTATAAGCAGTCTGTGGCATCCCCTCGCCCTTATGCAGCATCGTGTCCTCGCGATGTAGACGGAACAGAAGTAGCTGTAGCTCCCATTGCGCCCAGTGTGTTGGGCAGGACTGCCGCTGCACCAGAGCTTCAGACACCACGTGTCGTCCGACCAGTTGAAGTCTGGTACCCAACACTCGAGCCGGAGGCAAACTAATAAAAAGAGTCAGCAGATTGAGTTCATCAACTGCCTTTTTCAGTCGAGAACATGGCGTTGGTTTGGTTCATCTTCAGTGCTCGCAATCCTTTCATCCTTCCTATGCAAACATGAGAAGAAGAGCAGGGCACACAGATAGGCTACCTGTCGCTGCATCTCCCTCTGAAAGACAGCTGTTTTGTAGCCTTGCGGGCGGACGGTGGGTGGTTCTTCTATCGCGTTTGTGTCGCCGTGCGTGCGTTTGTTAGATGTGGACGCTGATCTTTGTGTTTGCCCACTAATGTGATGTGCGGTGCACATGCGACCTGACCTTCGGCATCGGATTCTCTCGCCGGAACGAAATGGAACAGGACGaggattttttttccttttctttttgacTAAGACAGAGTAGACATGATGCTTTTCTGATGAAGTGGAGCCTTTTCATGACGGCCTTTTTGTTCTGACCAACTACATATCACCGTAACTCTCACTTGGTAACCAGAAATGTACTACCAGATTTTTTTATGTGTAAGGTCCCGTTTGGTTTCTAGGGAATTTTGGAAATCTAGAGAAAAAAAGATCTCCGAATTCTAAAATCTTGTCTAAACATATTAGATTTTATTGAATTTTAACATATAGAGATACAGGATCTAATGAAATGTGCTAGACTTTTTAATCGACACTCCAAAAAGCCTATGAGGAACAGAAGTAAAAAAAATGCCCACCGTGGATGCACATCCGTGTCCGTGATGCTCGAGAAGACATCCATTGTCCGTCCCCAGATAGCCCGTGGGATGTTTGGTTCGTTGGCCGCGCCTATTCGTCCGGTTCGTTtgtgcttgtttggcttataagtcgtactttttcagttaaTGAATAGTACTTTTCTCTTACACTAAATTAgcaaacagtactttcagccatggcttattagcTAAACAAGATCAAACGAACATAGCGAACATGAAGCagccacacacaaaaaaaaaaggtagATGTTTGGTTCATGCCTCAGATGTGGCGATCATACTTTTTTTTAGCACAAAACTCGCCACAAGTGATTGCAACAGCCAACAGGTGACTGAGGTTACGAGTGGGAAGGAGGGTTTTGGGGGATTGGAGGTGTTACTGCTATGTCTATGTATGGGCATGCCGGACAAGCACTAGGTGGCGTCGTGGTGGTCTAGCAAGGGGACAGCGGGGCCAACTGGCCGAGGAAGTGGCAGTTGCAGGGAGCGGAGGCAAAGGAAACAACCCCCGCTACCGCTAGCTAGCATGGGCATGGCAGAGGACTGCGGTGGCCAATCCGGCGGCAGATGGGCGGGGGTAAGGGTGGACGAAAACCTGGTTTGGTGTCGCTCGTCACCTTGCTCCGTCCTTGGCTCCGGCGATGGTGCTCGGCGATGTGCGACGACTGCGGCAAGCACAACGACCTCCTTGGACTTTGTCGTCATTTTCTTTTCGTCCTGTTCGCTTGCGTACTTTTTCAATCAACCAACGTTATTTTTTTCTTATACTAAATCAGCCAACGATACTAATCAACcaatattatttttttcttacactaaatcagccaacgatactttcagtcatgcaccctgttcgtttgatcgtaaacaatcgtaaatttccagtcagaacagtatttttctctcacaccaaaccagccagcaataataatccacgatcgtgtACGATCGTTTTAGCTCCAGACAAATAGGCTGATGGAACATTCTCTCAATGCGTGTGTGCTGGGACAGCTGTCCCTTCCGTATCCTTCTAGTACCTGCCTGTATTTGTATGAATGCGTGTGTACGTGTTCTCCATAAGTCTTAATACAGGTATGTTTAATAAAAAAAAACCAAAATCAAAATACGAGCTGGGAGTTGAACTCGAGCTGTCCGAATCGTTCTTTGACCGTAAAATCCTTTCGGCCTTTTTTGCCAGGAATTGAGAGGGATGAGAAATGATTTAATAATAAAATGAGAAGAACTTTCTATATATTGGTTTTAATTTATGGGATCTAAACAAGCCCTTCAAGATATTACTCCTCCTATATCTTGTAAGGTTTACAAGGTACGTGATTCAAATATTATAAATCTTTGCTCGACAATTTAGCCAAAAataactattataatacaaatTCGATAGAATTAGAGTTATAATCAAATGTACTACCCAATTATCATAAATCATAAATAAACAATATAATATATGAGTTATTACTCCTCCGATCTCGTAAGGTTTACAAGGTATGCAAATATATTAAGATTAAAATATTAtaccctttcaaaaaaaaagaataaaatattATAACCCTTTGGTCAACATATTCTATTATAAAACAAACTCGATACAGTTAGATTTATAATCAAGTATACTACCTAATAATCATAAATCATAAACAATATAATATATAGAATGAATGAATTGTTAAAACGTAACCTGGGAGACTGTACTATGCCATACTGCATTACAAACTAAACCAAATATAGTATTGAAGTACCTCCCTATTCTAACATAATATTGAGTCAAacattttaagtttgatcaaatttattaaAAGAATACCTCTATCTATCATATTTATACAACAGTGTTAATCACTAATGCATGCGTGGTTTAACATAAAAAGAATCAAGCTCATCGGTAGGCTATGAAAGACTACCTTTTGATTTCATAAATATCAGATATGATATTTGTATATAACTTAATCAAACTTgaagtgtttaattaaaattaaaattataATTGTGTTCTGTACTTCTACTCCGAAAGGTACTGGATTCCACATCATCATGGCCTCGCACCAAGGTTGGAGCCGATGTACAACAAAGAGTCCAAGATTCATCATTGTGCCTGGTCGAAAGAGCTACTCCACTTCTGACTGGTTGCCGCTGTTCCATTTGTGGCTCTGGTTGGTGCTACGCAGCTGCAGCCTGGAAGCAGCAAGCACGGCCGAGCAGCAAGCATTGTCCTTGATCTGCTATATTCTATGGCGCCACCCGACATGTTCTTAGAAGAGGGAGGAAGCCgagcatttctttttttttcttttgaaaaaggAAGGGTTCTACGATAAGATCCTCTAAGTACATTGGAAGTGAATAACAAATGTTTATGAACCATATGGATCAGACCTTTTCATAATATGAACCCAGCCTTTTTTAAAAACTTTTTTTCAGTAAAGGCCAGATACGCCTTTTAGCTTGCTAATGATGCGCTGATGCAAAGCGGTCGCCATCTCACTTTCAGGTCCTGAGTTCACAAAGATTTTCAGAATACATAAACATAGACTAATCGAGTGTCCGGCTGGCTATAACCGGCTGGCTGGATGCCTTTTATTTCCAGCAGGagaagtatttttctctcacaaaaaataATATGAACAGTGCAAACCAGCTGCTACAGTGCTTTTTTAGTGCAGCCGAACAAGGTCTAAGGGTTGTTTGGTTCCACCCTTAAAATTTAGTGGCCCCTCTAAAGTTTATTGATCTCTTGTTTGGTTATAGTGACTAAAGACCACTAAAGCAGCTGTCTTATGTACACTTTAGTTACTTTTAGCTACCTCTTGGTGATTAAAAACCACTAAACTTTAGTGGCCTCTAAACTTTAGCGGAGGTATTTAGCATTTTAGTAGCTAAAtaaaagtgactaaagtttaaTCACTAAATTTTAGGAGAGGTGAACCGAACAGCCCTAAGACGATCAGTTTTGATGTGAAACCGGCATGGTTCGGCCACCGGCACATGCGAGGTGTCATGCAACGTAAGCccgttcgttggttggtttctggattaATAAACCTAATGGATGCTAATTGTTTATGAAAAAAAATACTGTACTATAATTAATAAGCTGGCTGAGATAAACGAGCGAGACTGGATAGGAGCAGCGGTTACAGTGCAGTGCAGGGTTAGGTGCCACTAGCCTCCCCTGCCTGCCTGCCGGTGTCTTCAAAGCAGAGTAGCAGACGTCCACTCTTTTCTGGCTTCCTGCCGCTGCACCAGTAGGGTTGCTGTTTGGTTCATGAAACTTCTAAAATTTTTGTcgtatcgaatatttggacatatacatagagtattaaatatagattaattatgaaattaattgtataacttatgactaatttacgagatgaatcttttaaacctacttagttcatgatttaacaacgtgagtgctacagtaaacatgtgctaatgatagattaattagacttaaaaaattcatctcgaaaATTAACCTTCATCTatataattgattttataattaatttatatttaatattctttattaatatctaaaattcgatgtgacataaattttagaagaGACTATAGAACCAAACACCTTGAGATTACGAGTACCTCGTGCTTGGAATACGatggatggggatggggatggggatgggcaCGTCCGCGTCCTTTGTTGCATTCAGACAAGTTGATTCTCGTAAATTTTCTGTATGTAAAAAAAAAATCTGTGTTTCAAAGGGGCTTTAAAATAGATTTCCTACTTCAAACTTTTTGAAGGCGAGTATTTCAATGAATCAGTGATGGTGGATTATCGGTGCCGACGATGGTTAGGGCGGCAAAAGTTTTGAGGGCAACGACGGAGACCCCATTTTTTCATAGGAGGTCATATTCCCTTGTTGTCTTATCTCTGAATAAAAATCTAGTCTGCTTTCTATGACAGATGACGACAGATCTTTTGCGTGTTGTTCTTTCTAGAAAATGTTGGCTGTGCTCGCTGCAGCTGAAACCGCGGCTTTTTTTTGGCTGCTCCGACAGTAAATCATGAGAGGAGTTTCTGCGGCTGTAGCTGCAGCCAGCACTGTGAAGTAAGGGTCTGTCTGGTTCGTCCAgcagctactaaatttagtagcttttaatcACTTTAATAATTTTTTAaccaaacactatgactaaaagctactaaaagagatttagtcatctctagtaactctggagttactaaaaatgaCTAAACCGTTTAATAGCTACTAAAGTTTAATAGCTTGAACCAAACACCAGTTAAGGCTCGTTCCCTTTGGTTAGGATTGAAGCTAGATAATATTCCAACTAAtcaatgtaatataaataagcCTAATCATTCTGAACCCTTCCAAAGTTTAAGAACAAGCCTAAAACAGACACAGTGATACTTTGGTCTTTGGCGGATGCACTCTTCCGTTGTGTTTAAACCTTGGTGCGGGCTCTCTATTATCTCTCGTCTGGGTCTGTAGTTATTATCTTGTGATAGAGACCTTTTGGGCTTATTATAAtaccctgttcgtttgaacttatcagcccggcCTATTagtcatggtacagtgtttttctctcacatcttaGATAGTGTTTGGTTGGTGACAAGGGGTGGGATAGGAGTGGGATGATCCTGCTTTGGAGCTGTTTGGTTGAGAGGTGAGACCGTCCTATATTCGTCAGTGGATGCCGTGACTCCCATCTTTGTTTTTTTGACGGACAGAGTCGTCCTCCCTAGGATGAGCCACGACGGGGAAGACGAGCGCGGGCAGCGAGAGGTGGCGCATGTGGGTGAGCTCCGGCGCCGGCCATGCTGCGCGGTTCATCTCTGCCGCCAGCCATGCCGCGCGGGCGAGAAAGAGGCAGTGGCGCGCGTAGGCCCGGCAGAGCagggggaggaagaggaagagtgagTGAGGTTTGGCGCCACAGCGTGGCCCAACCCTGCGAGCGCGCGGGCGGGATCCGACCTTGTACTGTGTGGCTGAGCTCGCCGGCGGAGGAAGTGCTCAGTGGCTCGCTGCCGAGCTCAGGGCAGAGGAGGCCCATGGCGGTGGGCGGCTGAGCTCGGGGAGGAGTACGGAAGAGGCACGGGGCGGGCGGCTAGCTGGCCTCGCCGGCGGAGGAGTCCCCAGGCGGGCCATGGCCGTGCTTGTCGGGGAAGAAACGAGGGGCGACGCGTGACCAAGGTATGGAGCAAGCGTCGGGAGGAAGAgataaggagagagagaggaagatataaggagaagagaaggaaaaagagaaaaagagaaaaacttACAAATGGATCCCACTTGTCGGTAGCTCATTTCACTTTTTATGTCTCTGAACCAAACACAAAATGGATCGATCCCGTCCCTCGTCAACCAACCAGAAAATAGAGTCATCCTGTCCCCGTCCCGTTCCATAAATCAGAGACAGGACCGTCCCACTCCACCTTGACTCCCAACCAAACGCTACCTTAATAACAATTCATAAAACACACATGCGGCTGCAGCTGCAAAAACACACCTATGTGGTACTATAGCTAAtacaagctgcacctgcaatggCTGCACCGAACATGACCATGAATTGTTTTGCGATAATGATACAATTAAGACGTCCGGACGCCTCCCACCGCTCACTCCCGCACACATCATTCGCCCAATGACCCTATCCGCTCCTCCCGTCCGTGCGCCTCAATGCTCGCTGCGTCGTTTCCTTCCTATGTCGTTGTGCCTATCCGCCCACCCCACTCCTCCTCATCGCCGTTGATCCCATAGCGTCGCGCCGCATCCCTTGCGGTCTCTCCTCCGTGCTGCCTCCCCACACTACCTCCTCGCCGTGACCGCCTCCACCGAGCCGGCAAGCCTCCATGACAGATGCTCCAACATGCAAGCGAGGGGATGAGATTTGTGATGTGACGTTGCGCCTGCTGGCTAGTTGCCCGTGCCACTACCGCACGACAAGGTCCATGCGCCGTCGACCTCCGCGCCGGCATGCCTCGCTCTATTGGTCCAAACAAAgcctatgttgcaagagtatgttttaagtgttttagatgttttatctggatgttgcaagtgtttcatcttgatgttgcaaaagtagatcagaatgttgcacatgttgcagtggttatacacgtatgtttcaagtgtatgtttcaaatgttttatcttGTTTTCCAAACGTATGttctcaagtgtttcatctagatgttgcatatgttttcacacataaaGTGTTTTCAGgagttttttgcaagtgtttcatacacgTGTTTCGAGTGTTTCGGCTGTTtgatacgtatgttgcaagtgtttcaaaaatagatctgGTATTGAAGCTAGTGTTTTAGATGcacatttcatgtgtttcatccGCCTTCAGACGTATATTACAAAtgttgcatctagatgtttcaaaagtaaatcgggtgttgcatctctgtCATCGCTTTTCTGCTGCCTCACCTTCACCTctgtgtctcctcctcctcccgacgCTGTTTGGGCTTCCACCGCCCACTTCCCCTCTTCTGGATACTGGCAGAGCAACCTATTGTAGTCACCTCTGCAGCTGCTGGCTGTGTGCATGCACGTGAGAAGTGGAGGGGCGCAAGCTAGGACTCCCCACGTGCAGTTGCATGGGTCAGGCGGTGCGGGcctatagggtcgagatggcaaacTAGAGGtggatgaatagtcctttctaaaacttaatcgcgtcggctaacaaaaacaagtgcggaattaaaactatcggtctagccaagactacacccctctatctatgttctctagtacCTTGCAAAGATCATAATTAAGCAACTAACAtgccaagctagctagagctcacctatcctattataggagcaaggtcacacaaacctatgccactagtattttgcacaccgagGAGCTCCTTCACAATTCTagaaagcaaaagcacaaagctcctaagctcactggcaatgctcaataataaggcaaccaatgtcaaattagagagcgtaaatacttagctac
The nucleotide sequence above comes from Miscanthus floridulus cultivar M001 chromosome 18, ASM1932011v1, whole genome shotgun sequence. Encoded proteins:
- the LOC136521981 gene encoding pathogen-associated molecular patterns-induced protein A70-like; translation: MLEEAIPALLSAVHGWFTPAVLFVVLNIVIGTIAVTSKAAAASATGGDEEGVAASAGAGWEMQHRRLARVPSMAFERLRSFNGRFAAAAPEPAEAGVVDLDLGYKQHPAAAETEKEGPVVVVEPEPEHAAHMERSRSEAAAEVELPRLPARLHKSASDKSAFAHFGAEEVEETVRAVEARRPATTRETSRGRRRFPVAEPEPASESESESEEEEEGISGGEVDARADDFINRFRHQLKLQRIDSFIRHRETVRRGQAQAAARGV